The sequence below is a genomic window from Cedecea neteri.
GCGCTGCCATTCGTCGCTGACCAGCTTTTGCAACTGTTCAAAAGAGAGATGAGCAATGCGGGTGAAGCCGCAGTGGCGTTCGCCCTTCATGATGGGCAGGCTACCGGCCAGCGCACGGGCAAGAGCGGATTTGCCGCTGCCGTTCGCCCCAACAAACGCCCAGCTTTCTCCGGCGCGAAGGGTAAGGTCTTTCAGGGTAAGGTTTTTTATGTCGCTAAGGTGAAACGTACCTTGCGAAATTTGCAACGCAGACATGTTTTATCCCATTTTTTGCAGCGATGAAGCTACAGATTTACGGCGTGTCTGCGTTGATGTCAATGAGAAGCGGACTTTTAGCAGAGTGTGGCGACAATCACCCTGTCTGCATTGAAATATGCTGTGACCTTAGCACCTTCTGCCAGCGCCTGTTGTTCTACGTGGATATTCGGCAGGGTGGCGCACAGCGTCTGGCCATCCGCCAGCTGAACCAGCACTTCACTTTGTTCTTTGCCCTGCTCAATGCTGCTGATTTTACCCGGCAACTGGTTATCGGCATTGCCTGTTGCATTAACATCAGTCGTGACGTCTATCCACGGCGCTTTGATAAGCACCAATACTTCTTTGCCTTCGTCCAGCCCCAGTCGCTCTGCGCTTTGGCGGGTAATCGCCGCTTTCAGACGCGTTTCACCGTCTGCCAGCAGAATATCGACGTGCTGCTGAACCTGTTCGTCATCGCGTTTAAGTACGGTACCAAACAGCTGATTGCGGGCGCTGGTTTGCAGCGAAAAGCGGGAAATGGCGGCGAGCAGACTGTCCAGGGGCAGGGCGTCATCCTGCAGAACATCAAAGGCCTTTTGTTGAATTTGCGCGAGTAGATCGTAAAGCTGAATAAGACGCTCACCATACCGGGTCAGGACGGCACCGCCGCCGCCTTTGCCGCCGGTGGCGCGATCAACCAGGCTTGATTCTGCCAACTGATTCATTTCGTTAATCGCATCCCAGGCGCTTTTGTAACTGATGCCCGCCAGTTTTGCACCCTGGCTAATGGAGCCCGTGTGGC
It includes:
- the modE gene encoding molybdenum-dependent transcriptional regulator, with product MQAEILLTLKLQQRLFADPRRIALLKQIRHTGSISQGAKLAGISYKSAWDAINEMNQLAESSLVDRATGGKGGGGAVLTRYGERLIQLYDLLAQIQQKAFDVLQDDALPLDSLLAAISRFSLQTSARNQLFGTVLKRDDEQVQQHVDILLADGETRLKAAITRQSAERLGLDEGKEVLVLIKAPWIDVTTDVNATGNADNQLPGKISSIEQGKEQSEVLVQLADGQTLCATLPNIHVEQQALAEGAKVTAYFNADRVIVATLC